GAGGATATCTCAGTGGAGATTGGCGATCTATCGGTAAGAGAAGGTAAATTCGTAGTCATGGCCGGTCCATGCGCGATTGAAGATCGCCCCATGATAGAAGAGAGCGCGGCCTTTCTTTCAGAAGTGGGCGTGAGGGTGATCAGAGGGGGAGCCTTCAAGCCGAGAACTTCTCCATACTCTTTTCAGGGACTCGGGAAAATTGGTTTGAGATACTTGAGGGAGGCCGCAGATCATTATAACCTCAAGACGGTGACGGAAGTGACCGGTGAAGGGACGCTTGAAGCTGTCTGTGAAATGAGCGACATACTGCAAATTGGCGCGAGAAACTCGCAGAATTTTCAGCTTATACAGAAGGTGGCAGAGAAGAGCAAGCCTATTCTTTTAAAGAAGGGTTTCATGAATACGGTGGAAGAACTTCTTCTTTCCGCAGAGTACATCGCATCAAGGGGAAATATGTCGATAATCCTTTGTGAAAGGGGAATCAGAACCTTCGAAACGGCCACGAGGAACACGCTGGACATCTCTGCCGTACCTCTAATAAAGCTGCAATCGCCTCTGCCGATCATTGTGGATCCGAGCCACGCCTCCGGGAGAAGAGACTTGATAATACCGCTTTCCCGAGCAGCTCTGGCCGTTGGAGCCAATGGTATCGAAGTCGAGGTTCACCCAAGGCCGGAAATGGCTCTTTCCGACAGCAAACAGAGCCTCAGTTTCGGCGAGTTTGAAAAGCTTATGAATAGTCTCGAACAATTGGCCAGTGCCACAGAGCTTTCGCTCACCTGATAGGTTGGGAGGAAAAGATGAGATTGCTACCTTCAAAGAAAGTTGCCGGGGAAATTGCTGTACCTCCGGATAAATCGATTTCTCACAGGGCTCTAATGATGTGCTCTATGAGTCGTGGCGTTAGTGTAGTCCACAACCTGCTTGAAAGCGAAGACACTCTGAGGACGTTCAGTATGATCGGCGAACTTGGAGGGGACTTCAAAGGCGGTTTCAACAGAATGGAAATATCTTCTGCGTCGTGGAAGGAATCGCCCAGGCCGCTTGACTGCGGGAATTCCGGGACTACGGCTAGATTGATGGCTGGAGTTCTTTCGGGAAAGAGAGGTTTTCACGTTCTCTTTGGAGATGATTCTCTGTCAGCCAGACCCATGAAGAGAGTCGTTGCCCCGTTGAAAGAGATGGGGGCTAGTATATCGGCCCGCCAGGACTCACTTCTTCCAATGTGCATATCCGGTGGAAAGCTAAGGGGATTTGAGCATTCTCTCCCGGTTGCCAGCGCACAGGTCAAGAGTGCGATTTTACTGGCGGGGATTCAAGCGGAAGGCACTACGGCCGTTACTGAGCCACACTGCAGCAGGGATCACACAGAGAGGTTGCTCCGATCAATGGGTGCCGGAATTACTTTGAGTGATAAGAGAGTTGAGGTAGAAAAGAGTGAGCTTCTTCCGGTCCGGTTTTCGATTCCCGGGGACGTTTCATCGGCCGCCTTTCCAACAGCTCTGGCGGTTCTTCATAAAAACAGCAAGGTAACTATTCTAAATGTCGGACTTAATCAAGGGAGGACAGGATTCATAAAGCTTCTCATGAAAATGGGTGCAGACATCGAGATGGAGATTAAGGAGAGCTCTCCAGAACCGGTGGGCACAATCGTGGCTAGATCTTCCCGTCTTGTTGGAGTGGAGGTCGGAAGTGATTTGATTCCTTCAATGATTGATGAGCTTCCACTGATTGCGCTCGCAGGAGTTTTCGCGGAAGGTACAACGACTGTCAGAGGGGCCGGGGAGTTGAGAAAGAAAGAGTCGGACAGGATAGCCGTTACCGTTAAGAACTTCAGAAGAATTGGCGTAGAGATCCTTGAACATGAGGATGGCTTTAGCGTGGAAGGCCCTCAAAGAATAACTGGAGGAAAGGTCGACTCATATGGTGACCACAGAATTGCGATGCTTTTCTCGATAGCCGGGCTGCTAAGCAGTGAAGGAGTAGAATTAACGAACTCGAATGCAGTCGGTGTTTCCTTTCCGGGGTTCTTCGAAACACTCAAGGAGGTTTCTCAGTGAAGTTATGCATAATTGGGCATCCAGTTTCCCACAGTTTATCGCCGGCCATTTACGGACGGTTCTTCGAAAGAATGGGCATCGATGCATCTTACGAGGCGGTTGACATTCTTCCAGATGAATTCGCAGAAAAGATAGCTTCAGTTGTTCAGAATTTCGACGGGTTCAACGTTACTATTCCATTCAAGGAAAAGGTTGTCGCTCACGTGGTCAGCCATGTTGAATCTCCGCTCTCGGCTATAAACTGCGTCTTCGAGGGAAAAGGGTACAACACGGACTGGGTCGGTTTTGGCAAACCTTTGCTCGATGGGTCGATAGAGGAGCCCGTAATGGTTATTGGAGCGGGAGGTGCTGCGAGGGCGGTGATTTTTTTCTTGAGGAAAGCGGGCGTGAAGAGGATAGAACTCTTGAACAGAACGCTTTCCAGGGCGGAGAAGATCAAAAGGGAATTCGAGATACCAGGGCGGTTTGAAATATCAGTCTTTCCATTTCAATCAATCAGAGAGGTCTCTTCGAGGAGCATGAGTATAATTAACGCTTCCTCCCTTGGAATGAATGGAGAGGAAACGGGGATCACCTCTGAAGAGCTGTACGGTAAGAGTCTAGTTTACGATCTGATCTACCGGAAGACACCCTTGATCGAGCTCTCTTACAACTGTGGAGTGGAAGCCATTCTTGACGGAAGATATATGCTTCTTTACCAGGCTCTCGAAAACCTCAAAATATGGGGTCTGCCTTCAAACGAGGTCTTCGAAGAGACGTTCTGGGAAGTGGTGAAATGAAGTTTACCGTGGTCGGGGATTCTCATGGAAGCGGCGTTTTCGGGCTCATCGAGGAGTTGCCGTCTGGTTTTTCTCTTTCAATCGAAGAGATAGATAGACAGCTAAAGCGAAGGCAGAAGAGCTATGGCAGAGGAGAAAGGATGAAGGGCGAGCAGGATAAAGCAATCGTGAAGTCGGGTATGTGGAAAAAAGTCACGTCGGGCGCCCCACTTCTGATTGAGATAGAGAATAAGGTTTCCAGTGCCGAGAAGAGCGTGAGAAGCATCCCAAGGCCCGGACATTCCGACTATGCTGCGTGGACTAGATACAAACTAAATGATCTGGCGGTTTACGCAGAGCGAAGCAGTGCAAGATGGACTGCAGCGCTTACGGCTATCGGTTCAGTCGCGTCTCAGATTCTTCATGAGCTTGGGATTACCGTGTTCAGTTCAGTCATAGCGATAGGAAACGTCATCTGTGAAAGCCCCTCAGGGCGAGAATGGATTTCAAAGATTCGTGGATCTTCGGTTTTCTGTCACGATGAAATCGCCTACCAAGAGATGTTGAAGGAGATCGATGTTGCGAGGGAGCTTGGAGAGACCCTTGGGGGAAGGTTTGTTGTAATCGCTGATGGAATACCGGCGGGGACCGGGGGATACGGCAGTCTCTTTGAAAGACTCGATTCGAGAATCGGGAAGCACTTCATGGCGATTCCCTCCGTTAAGGGCGTCTTCATTGGAAATCCCGATGTGCGGCTTCGAGGAAGCGCATACCACGATAAGCTCTACATTAATGACGGGATAGTTTTCAGGAAGACAAATAATGCCGGCGGTATCGAGGGTGGGATATCAAACGGCGAAAGCATCGTTATTGAGGCAAGCGTTAAGCCAATTCCTTCTTTGAGGAGGGGGATCTCTTCCGTCGATCTGAGCGACTTGAATGAGAAAAATACTCCTTACGTTCGTTCTGATACTACGGCGGTCCCGGCGGCCGCAGGCGTCGGAGAGTCTATGCTATCGCTCTTGTTGCTTGAGGCGATTCTAGAAAGGTTTGGAAGTGGCGATTTTTGCTCGATAAAAAGGAGGGTGAAGGATGAGAGTGTTCCTCATTGGGATGATGGGTTCGGGGAAGAGCACAATAGGTAGAATCCTCTCTTCCGTTCTCGATAAGAAATTCATAGATATGGATTCGGAGATCGAAAGAGTTAAGGGGATGAGCATAAGTGAAATTTTCGAGAAAGAGGGCGAGAAAGAATTCAGAAGACTGGAGAAGAACCTTCTGAAAGAACTCGCTCGGAGGGACGAGATTGTCGTATCGACAGGCGGAGGTGCAATACTTGATAAGGAGAACCGTAAGATATTGAAGGGAGAAAATGCCGTATACCTCAGGCTTCCTCCAGCAGATCTCTACAAAAGAGTCAGTGTGAAGGGTCGCCCACTACTGAAGGAAGGTAAGGAGAGCATCTTCAGGATTTGGGAAGAGCGAAGGGAGCTCTATGAGCAGTTCCCTTCAGTTGATACTTCGAGCCAGACCCAGTGGGAGACCGTTGCGGCGATATCTATGAAAATCACCGCTAGTGAAAGCAAAACGCTAAATAGCAGTTCTCACCCTGTCTCAATATCGCCGGGCGGCTTCAAGTCCATAGGTAGGATGCCAAACACCGTAGTCTCCGGAAGAATTCAGAAAATCTTTTCAGAATGGATTCCCTCTTCGGCTCTATCCATAGATGACGGTGAAGAGGCTAAGGGATTTAATACACTCTTTCAAATCTATGAGTATCTCATGGATATGGGACTTTCGAGAAGTGATATGGTAGTCGGTGCAGGTGGAGGAACAGTAACGGATCTCGTTGGATTCGCTTCCTCGACATTTAAGAGGGGTGTTCCAATAACCCTATATCCGACGACTCTTCTTGCTCAAGTAGATGCTTCAATCGGTGGGAAAAATGGGCTGAATTTCAAAGGATGCAAGAATGTTGTCGGCAATTTCTATATGCCTTCTGAGACCATCATAGATCCAATCGTAACGCTTTCGATGGACGATGGACGGTTTGAAGAAGGGCTTATTGAGGCCTTCAAGATATTCCTGATAACGGGTCGATGGTATGAGGATTTCAAGAGCCGGTGTAGAGACCTGAAGAACAGAAATCTGGGTGCTCTTAGCGAGATGCTAGAAGAAGCCGTAAGGCAGAAGGATAGAATCGTGGCGACTGATACTCGTGAAAAAGGAATAAGAAGGATTTTGAATCTTGGCCACACACTGGGACATCTCTACGAGCCATTAACCGGAGTCTCGCACGGAATGGCGGTGGCGTGGGGTCTAGAGAGGGAGATGCACTACTTTGCAACCCTAGGTCTTATAGATGAGGCAGTATACAGAGAAGTCTCTGAAATTCTATCCGAAATCATTGGTCTGGATTTCCCGCAGCTACCTGTCGAAGATGCTCTAAGACTGCTCAGAAATGATAAGAAAGCGATGGCCTCTGAGAGCATGGAGATAGAGATACCTCTGGTCAGAACACCCGGTTCCTTTGAATTTGTAAAGGTAAGACTCGATGATTTGCTGGCTGTGGTCGTATGAAAATACTCATTTTGAACGGGCCTAACCTGAATATGCTTGGGATGAGGGAGAAGAGTGTGTACGGTGACTTCACATATAGTAAGCTTTGCGAAGCCGTCGAAAGAAAGTGCGTCGAAAGCGGGGCATCGAGTGAGTTTTTCCAGTCTAATCACGAAGGAGAGCTTGTCGACAGGGTTCATACCATTGACTATGATGCAGTTGTAATAAACGCTGGCGCACTAACTCATTACAGCTACTCGATAAGAGATGCGCTTGAACTGTTTAGAGGGCTCAAGATCGAAGTCCACATTTCAAATATCTTCGCTAGAGAAGAGTTCAGAAGCAAGTCTGTGATCTCTCCTGTATGCACCGGAACAATCGCAGGACTCGGATTGTACGGATACTTGCTTGCCATAGAATATGCAGTTTCACACTTTGATCCGTTAGCAGATAGGGAGGCGACGAAGTGAAAGCTATAAGGGGAGCAACATCTATAGAAGCAGATTGTCCGGAAGAGATACAAGACTCTATAATTGAGCTCATGGAGGAGATATTCAATAGAAACAAAATCACTGAACTGCACTCTGTGATATTTACCGTTACTAATGACATAGCTTCATACAATCCAGCAACTGCGTTCAGAAAAGGCTTCGATCAAAGCGATGTTGCGCTTTTGTGCCTTTATGAAGCTTCCTTTGGAAACTCTCCCGGGGGGATTATAAGGGTGCTTCTACACTGCGAGTCTGAGACGAAGAATTTCGTCTATTTGCGGCGAGCAAGAAATCTGAGGCCCGACAAGGTGCAGGTGGGAGACTCGAAGGAATGAAGATTCACATTATAGGTGCCGGTTCGATCGGGGGATCGATTGCATTGAGGCTTTCCAAGCGGCGCCACGAGGTTTCGGTCTTCGACGAGAATGTTGTGACAACAGAGATGCTTAGAAAGAAGGATCCAAGCATTGAAGTATCTTCAGATGTCTTTATGCCGAGGGATCTGACCGTTATAGCACTCCCCATGAACTCCGAGGAGAAGCTGCTACTGTCGACCAATTTTGGTGGGCCGGTATTTGATGTCGCTAGTGTAATGCGCCCCTTCCAGGAGATAGCGAGACTCAGGAAGATAAGATTGATAAGCGGCCATCCCATGGCCGGCAACGTACACAAGGGCCCAGCTGGCTGGGACGAATCGATGTTCGATGGCCGCGTATTCCTGTTTTCTCCGGGAGAGTTCGCAACCGGAGAGGACCTTGACCATGTGCTGATGGTGGTATCTGAACTGGGATCTTCTCCCGAATACCTCCAGCCAGAGAGACACGATTACATAGTCGGTAGAATAAGCCAGACAGCCTATTTTCTTTCGAGAACTCTACTTAGACTGGGTGGTGATTTCGAAAAGTACTCCGGACCCGGTTACGATTCGACTTCAAGACTTGGAAGACAGAATATGGATATGGTTTTAGATATGGCTAGATTCAATGGTCCGAATATTGCGTCTTCCCTGGAGGAAGCAGAGAGGTATTTGCGCAGTATCAGAATCGCCATCGAAATGGGAGATATTGAAAAGTTGCAGGAAATCATCTCTGTTCACCAGTGAATAAGGTATGAGGGAGACTGAACCTTCCAGATTTCTGAAACAGTTCAGAGAAGACAACTGTGGTCTCGATGAAGATTTCACTTCACGCCTGTAAGCAGGGTAGTTTCAGCAATCACAAAGCTTTTGTCATGAGTGCAACTTCATCACTTCCTGAGAGCATGATTACCGAATCCAGAAGCTGTCTATCACAGAAAAATCCTTTGCTTTCAAAGAGACGTGTCGGTCCGTTTGGAAATGGGCTTCTGACCCCAGACAGCACCTCGATTCTCTCATATCCTCGTCGATTACTTTCAGCGATGACTTCATCAATCAACTCTCCCCTGAAATCATATGGCTCAGCGGGAGAGCTGTATATACAGGTTATGAATGCTGTACGATCGTTCTTCGGTATCGAATAGGGAGAGGAAGAGGAAGGAATCACTTCGCAGAAGGCAACGGGTCTCTTATTGACACATGAAACAAAGCCGAAAATCCTGTCTTCTCCCCGAAAGCGATTGTACCAGTTAACTTTCTCCTCTGTTCCTCTACCGGTACCATTGGTGCAGACATTACAGGCATCTCTTAGCGACTCTCGAGAATAAGGGCTGAGATTGTCACACTTTCGAGATGGTTTATCTACTGTTTCGCTTTGCTTAGCTACTGGCCTCAAACCCTTGACAATCTCAACAATGAATTCAGACGGAACAGGGCCTGCAATCTTGTGATTATTGTGAACTAACGAAAAAGGAAAGTAGACGGGACGATCCGAGCCTACTTCTGTAAGATTGAGTTCGATCATTCTAAGCCCAAGAACATTGGCCGCACTTCTAGCTTGCAGCAATGCAGCCTGGTTCCAGGGACACTGTCCGTCAAAATAATAGACTCTTATCTCGTTGCTGGTCATTCAAACTCCAGATTATTTTCTTACAAGAGTGTATACTAAATTTTTCATTACTTCTTCTCTAAAAATGTAGAGACCAGCATTTTTCAACCACTGATCGTACCAGCTCTTCAATGGCTTGAAATTATAGTTGCCATTGTCATCTATGTACTCACCCACAACCACTGGAAATCCACTCTTCTTGAGCGAGTCATGCCTGGCCTTTGCCTCTTCTTCTTCGCTGACTCCGGTAACGATAAGTCCTACACCGCTAGTTTTGACGGACCTTACTATTCTCAAAAGGATCCTCGACCACAACTCAGGATGGAGTCGCTGAAGTATTCCAACTGCCACGAACCCTTCAAATATGCCTAGCAAATTGAAATCGGAAAGTCCGACATTCATTATTCGGATACCCTCTCTTTGACTAACGGCTGTATTACAGGAAACGCCCACAACTCTTAGACTCATGTCTCTCATCAGAGGCCAGAAATCCGAGGAGTTACAACCGAAGTCTGCGATGATATTTGACTCTTCTAGAAAACCTGCCATTCGAAGTATGAAATCCTGAAGTTTCTCCTTCTCTAGTTCGAAGGCGATAGGTGTTCGTTCAAGTGTTTTTTCTCTATATTCTTCAAGCCATTCTCGTCTTTGCAATCTACTCACCTACTATAATGAGATTGTATCCGAGCAGGGAAGATTATCAAACAAAAGTCTTGACTCTAGTTGTCAGAAGTGGTAATTCATCTTCACTTCTTCAGTCTTGGACTCTCCAAATCTATAGACTATTTCCGCTACAAAAGTGAGAGATGCGTCTCTTTCGGCCTCATAGTAAACTGTTTTTGCCAATTCGAGAGAATTATTGTCTAATGGTAGTAAGAGAGTCTCTCTCGTGTTCTCTCCTTCAACAACCTTTATCGCCGCTTCAGAAATTCTAAGCTCTTCATCTCTGCAATATTGTGTTTATAGATCAATTGAGTAGTGGATCTTGTCTGTTTCGAGAAGCCATGCGTGTCCAAGCAATTGATAGCGCTGAACGTTGTAAAGATCGTGAGAAATAGCAAATTCGTTGCTTAGTGATTCTTTGTCGCCATCGCTTATTCTAACCTGACCGTGATAAGTCTCTTCAGGAAATAGCTCGATCATTGCAGTAAAGACACCGTTCTCAGATTCGAGTTCATAAGATCGAACATCTGCATTTTCATCGATTACATTCAGAAATAGCTGACTTCCTTCCGTGAATTCCGAAAGAGTTACCGAGGCCTTAAGTACCACTTTTTCCAGAGTAGTTGAAGATCTGGTGAAGTGCACCGACCTGACAAAATCACCGGATTCCTCGATTCGGTTTCTAATATCGCTTACAATAGAATCGAGAGAGGCAACTCTCGATTTGAGAGCGAAAAGGTCGGTACGGACTGTCGAAATCTCTTCCAAGAGCTTGTTTGATGTCATAACAGTTGTTGCGAGATTAACGATTGCAGCCGCCGAAATCAATACAACCAATAACCAGGCGATGCCCTTACTCATAACATCATCTCCTACTGAGTATTCACCCCGGCAATTTGAATAATATCACGATTTTCGTCTTAACTCAAACACAATAGGATTCGATGCAATATAATTTACTAAAAGGGAGGTCTGGAGATGATTGTTGAGAATGTGAGATGGCTGAGAAGTGAAATACCAGATTATGTGACCATCGTAGCTGCATCGAAGACGAGGACTGTTTCAGACATTCTAGAGCTTCTGGAGAGCG
The sequence above is drawn from the Mesotoga infera genome and encodes:
- a CDS encoding shikimate dehydrogenase yields the protein MKLCIIGHPVSHSLSPAIYGRFFERMGIDASYEAVDILPDEFAEKIASVVQNFDGFNVTIPFKEKVVAHVVSHVESPLSAINCVFEGKGYNTDWVGFGKPLLDGSIEEPVMVIGAGGAARAVIFFLRKAGVKRIELLNRTLSRAEKIKREFEIPGRFEISVFPFQSIREVSSRSMSIINASSLGMNGEETGITSEELYGKSLVYDLIYRKTPLIELSYNCGVEAILDGRYMLLYQALENLKIWGLPSNEVFEETFWEVVK
- a CDS encoding prephenate dehydrogenase, yielding MKIHIIGAGSIGGSIALRLSKRRHEVSVFDENVVTTEMLRKKDPSIEVSSDVFMPRDLTVIALPMNSEEKLLLSTNFGGPVFDVASVMRPFQEIARLRKIRLISGHPMAGNVHKGPAGWDESMFDGRVFLFSPGEFATGEDLDHVLMVVSELGSSPEYLQPERHDYIVGRISQTAYFLSRTLLRLGGDFEKYSGPGYDSTSRLGRQNMDMVLDMARFNGPNIASSLEEAERYLRSIRIAIEMGDIEKLQEIISVHQ
- the aroC gene encoding chorismate synthase; the encoded protein is MKFTVVGDSHGSGVFGLIEELPSGFSLSIEEIDRQLKRRQKSYGRGERMKGEQDKAIVKSGMWKKVTSGAPLLIEIENKVSSAEKSVRSIPRPGHSDYAAWTRYKLNDLAVYAERSSARWTAALTAIGSVASQILHELGITVFSSVIAIGNVICESPSGREWISKIRGSSVFCHDEIAYQEMLKEIDVARELGETLGGRFVVIADGIPAGTGGYGSLFERLDSRIGKHFMAIPSVKGVFIGNPDVRLRGSAYHDKLYINDGIVFRKTNNAGGIEGGISNGESIVIEASVKPIPSLRRGISSVDLSDLNEKNTPYVRSDTTAVPAAAGVGESMLSLLLLEAILERFGSGDFCSIKRRVKDESVPHWDDGFGEEHNR
- the aroQ gene encoding type II 3-dehydroquinate dehydratase, translating into MKILILNGPNLNMLGMREKSVYGDFTYSKLCEAVERKCVESGASSEFFQSNHEGELVDRVHTIDYDAVVINAGALTHYSYSIRDALELFRGLKIEVHISNIFAREEFRSKSVISPVCTGTIAGLGLYGYLLAIEYAVSHFDPLADREATK
- the aroF gene encoding 3-deoxy-7-phosphoheptulonate synthase — protein: MSVEIGDLSVREGKFVVMAGPCAIEDRPMIEESAAFLSEVGVRVIRGGAFKPRTSPYSFQGLGKIGLRYLREAADHYNLKTVTEVTGEGTLEAVCEMSDILQIGARNSQNFQLIQKVAEKSKPILLKKGFMNTVEELLLSAEYIASRGNMSIILCERGIRTFETATRNTLDISAVPLIKLQSPLPIIVDPSHASGRRDLIIPLSRAALAVGANGIEVEVHPRPEMALSDSKQSLSFGEFEKLMNSLEQLASATELSLT
- the aroA gene encoding 3-phosphoshikimate 1-carboxyvinyltransferase, which encodes MRLLPSKKVAGEIAVPPDKSISHRALMMCSMSRGVSVVHNLLESEDTLRTFSMIGELGGDFKGGFNRMEISSASWKESPRPLDCGNSGTTARLMAGVLSGKRGFHVLFGDDSLSARPMKRVVAPLKEMGASISARQDSLLPMCISGGKLRGFEHSLPVASAQVKSAILLAGIQAEGTTAVTEPHCSRDHTERLLRSMGAGITLSDKRVEVEKSELLPVRFSIPGDVSSAAFPTALAVLHKNSKVTILNVGLNQGRTGFIKLLMKMGADIEMEIKESSPEPVGTIVARSSRLVGVEVGSDLIPSMIDELPLIALAGVFAEGTTTVRGAGELRKKESDRIAVTVKNFRRIGVEILEHEDGFSVEGPQRITGGKVDSYGDHRIAMLFSIAGLLSSEGVELTNSNAVGVSFPGFFETLKEVSQ
- the aroH gene encoding chorismate mutase, which encodes MKAIRGATSIEADCPEEIQDSIIELMEEIFNRNKITELHSVIFTVTNDIASYNPATAFRKGFDQSDVALLCLYEASFGNSPGGIIRVLLHCESETKNFVYLRRARNLRPDKVQVGDSKE
- the aroB gene encoding bifunctional shikimate kinase AroK/3-dehydroquinate synthase AroB — protein: MRVFLIGMMGSGKSTIGRILSSVLDKKFIDMDSEIERVKGMSISEIFEKEGEKEFRRLEKNLLKELARRDEIVVSTGGGAILDKENRKILKGENAVYLRLPPADLYKRVSVKGRPLLKEGKESIFRIWEERRELYEQFPSVDTSSQTQWETVAAISMKITASESKTLNSSSHPVSISPGGFKSIGRMPNTVVSGRIQKIFSEWIPSSALSIDDGEEAKGFNTLFQIYEYLMDMGLSRSDMVVGAGGGTVTDLVGFASSTFKRGVPITLYPTTLLAQVDASIGGKNGLNFKGCKNVVGNFYMPSETIIDPIVTLSMDDGRFEEGLIEAFKIFLITGRWYEDFKSRCRDLKNRNLGALSEMLEEAVRQKDRIVATDTREKGIRRILNLGHTLGHLYEPLTGVSHGMAVAWGLEREMHYFATLGLIDEAVYREVSEILSEIIGLDFPQLPVEDALRLLRNDKKAMASESMEIEIPLVRTPGSFEFVKVRLDDLLAVVV